From Ignavibacterium sp.:
GGCATTCCAACCAATCGCTCGCCAGTTTTAGTAAAAGCAACCACCGACGGTGTTGTTCTTCCACCTTCGGAATTTGGGATAACGACCGGTTCATTACCTTCCATTACAGCAACGCAAGAGTTTGTAGTACCGAGGTCAATTCCTATTATTTTTCCCATTATTATTTCTCCTTTCTTAAAGAAATTTTCAAAATTTTGTTTATAAAACTCGATTTTCTTATCCAATCATCTTGCCAATAAAAAGCTTGAATTTGTGCAAAAAATGCGGTTTTTAAAATCGAGTAAAGTAACCAATTTAGTAAATTTGTCAGCTCATTCTGAATTTTCGTCAGATAATATTGATTACTGTCAAATATACTGACAGATATTGAATATTTGAGTATTTTTACAAATAATTTTTGGAGGTTTTGTGTTTGAGATAGAAAATTTTGACTTAAAGCTGAATACCGATTTCATTGGTAGAAATTTTATTTATGTCGAAGAGATTGATTCAACAAATACTTTTCTTCTGGATAGAAGAAATGGAGTTAATGAATCAGGAACAGTTGTGCTGGCAGAAAAACAAACCAAAGGAAGAGGCAGAAAGGATAGAGTTTGGTATAGTTCAAAAGAACAAAACCTGACCTTCTCAATTTTACTTTGTAAGGATTATAAACTTTTCAATCATTTAAATCTTATAAATTTTTCTGCTTCGCTTGCAGTTGCGAATTCAATCGAAAACTTATATCAACTTCGCACTGAGTTAAAGTGGCCTAATGATGTTCTGATAAATAAGAAAAAAACCTGCGGCATTTTGCTCGAATCATCATCTCAGGGAAATAAAATTGATAGGGTTGTTGTTGGAATCGGAGTGAATGTAAATCAATCAATGTTTCAGGGGCAATTTAATTTTCCTCCCACTTCAATAAGAATTGAGCTTGGGCGCGAAGTTGAAAGAGAAAAACTTCTGGCAGAAATCTTAAATAATTTTGAATTTTATCTGAATAAAATTTCAACTGAATCGAATTACATCACTCGTGAATGGAAAGAAAAGTGTAGAATGATTGGCGAAAAAATTTATGTGAAAGAAGGTGATGTAATTAAAAATGGTATTTTTGATGATATTGACGAAGAAGGATTTCTTTTACTCAGAACTAAAGATGGAATAGAAAAAATAACTATTGGTGATGTCAGCATCGTCTGATATCACTTCTTTATGCAAGTAAATCCAGCACTCTTATCAGATTAGCTCTAAGATCTTTTCTGTGAGATATAAAATCTATAAATCCCTTCTCAAGCAGAAATTCTGATCGTTGAAAACCTTCGGGCAAATCTTTTCCGATTGTTTGTTTTATAACTCGAGGACCAGCAAAGCCGATTAAAGCTTTTGGCTCAGCAATATGAATATCTCCAAGCATAGCATAACTCGCAGTAGTTCCACCCGTAGTTGGGTCAGTCAATATGGAAATATAAGGAATTCCGGCTTCGGCGAGTTTGGTTAACCTGGCACTTACCTTTGCAAGCTGCATAAGTGAATATGCGCCCTCCATCATTCTTGCACCACCACTGCGGGAAATTATTATTGTCGGAAGTTTATCTTTATACGCTTTGTCAATCAATCTGGCTAACTTCTCCCCAACTACAGAGCCCATACTTCCACCAATGAATTCAAAGTCCATACAACCAAGTGCTACATCTCTTCCCTCAATCTTTCCTGTTCCTGTTCTAACAGCATCATAAAGATCAAGTTTTTTAATTGCCTCAGCAATTCTTTCTGTGTACTTTTTGGTATCCTTAAATTCGAGAGGATCTGCTGAGCGCATTTTTTTGTCCATTTCTTTAAATGAATTTTTATCTAAAAGAAATGAAATGTACTCTTTACTACCAATACGCCAATGATAATCACACTTGAGACAAGTCCACAGATTTAATTCAAGTTGTTTTCTATGGATTATTTCACCACAAGATGGACACTTTTCCCAAAGTCCATCAGGCAACTCACGCTTTTGAGTGTCAGGGGCTATATTCTGTTTTGATCTTCTAAACCAAGGCATATTAGTTTTTTAGAACCTCTGCATAAATTGTTATTACTTTTGTAGATTGCTCGCTATCATTCGACATAATTGAAATTGTTCTGCTCATCTTGCCTTGTCTTCCTTTTGTATCAAGGTCAACTTTCAAAGTTCCCTTCTCACCTGGTTTTAATTCTGAACTGCTAACAAGTGCAGCAGTACATCCACATGAGGTTCTTACATCTTTTATATTTAGGATATCGGTACCTTTGTTAACTAATTCAAAAGTATGGGACACTGTTGTACCTTCTTTAACCTGCCCAAAGTTAAACTGACTTTCAGGTAAATATAAAAGGGCTCCGGAAGGTTTATCTTTATTTTCATCCACCAGAATATTGCAACGGATTACAAAGTTTATATCGCTTTTCTCAGGATCATTTGTAATTACTCTAACAGTCTTGATTTGTGCACCTTTTCTCCCTTTAGAGTTGAATGTAACTTTGATCGTTGTTGTTTCACCCGGCTTTAATTCTTTTTTATCGGGTTGAGCAGCAGTGCATCCACAGGAAGCACGAACATCAATTATCTTTAAAACATCTCCACCATTGTTCATTATTTTGAAATCGTAAGAAACGACATCACCTTGTTTTATATCGCCAAAATTATATTCGGTTATTTGTGCACTGGCTTTTGGTCCAACAAGTTGTGCAAATACACTAATGGATAGAATAAGAGTCAAAGAAAATATTTTTTTAACCATTTTTCTTAACCTCCTTCACAATAAAATCTTTAATGTAATTTGGTTCAAGGAAATCAAAGTCATTGATAATTTTTGTCTTTCCGAATTTTAAAGCCCACAAACCAATTACTTCAGGTTCGGGTGAAATTATTTTATTCGGGTTAGAAGAAATATTACCAAATAACAATTCACCATCATTTATTTTGACATCAGTAATTGGTAATATTTTTAATTCCTCTTCAAATATATAATTATTGTTTTTAACATGAAACTTTGCAAAGTATGCCTCATCACGGTTTGCTTTATTCGCAATAATGAACCTCTGTCCATCAGGAAGAATTTGTGAAAGATGAAATGCAAGTGCTTCGAAAGTGGGAACAGGAATAATTGGAATTTTTATTCCTGCTGCAATCCCTTTTGCCGCAGCCATTCCGATTCGAAGTCCGGTAAACGAACCTGGTCCTGCAGATACAGCGACTGATTTAATTTCATTTAGTTTGATGCTTGAATTATCTCTGAGCGTTTCAATAAGCTCAAATAATTTTTCGGAATGTGAATGAGGCAGAAAAATCTTGGCCGAGTAATACTCAGTTTCGTTCAAAAGAAAGGAAACACCACATAATTTTTCTGATGTTTCAATTGAAAGTAATGGCAGAATATCAACTGAACTTGAAGAATCTGAATTTTCTTTGTTCATTTCCTGTTGCTTCAATTTTTATTTCAAATCTTTTTTTCGGTAATACATTTTGAAACAATTCACCCCATTCGATGAATGTAATTGCTTCATTATCAGCAAGATAATCTTCCAGCCCAATATCGTGTAACTCAGCTTCTTTATTAATTCTGTAAAAATCGAAGTGATAAATTCTTAAATCCCCTTCATATTCATTAACGAGTGCGAATGTTGGACTGTTTGCGTTATGAATTCCTAATGCTTCAGTAATTTTTTTTATGAAAAATGTTTTACCTGTTCCAAGCTCACCATTCAAAACTACAACATCACCCGATTTAAGTTCTGTTAGAAATTCCAGAGCAAGTTGCCTGGTCTCTTCTTCAGAATTGCTGATTCGCTCACAAGGAAAATCCATTTTACTTTGGCTCCATAGTAATTACAGGTAAAATCATTTCCTCCATAGAAATTCCCCCGTGCTGAAAAGTATCCTTGTAATAAGATAAATATTTGTGATAATCAGTTGGATAAACGAAATAATAATCTTCTTTTGCTATGATGTAATTTATTGTTACTCCGCGTTTTGGTAATTTGTAATCAGAAGCATTTTTCACAAAGACTGCATTCTTGTTATCTGCTTTTAAATTTCGTCCGTACTTAAATCTTAAATTTGTTGATGCTTCTCTGTCACCCAAAACTTTAGCACCTCGCAAACAGCGAATGCTTCCATGGTCAGTTGTAACAATTAATTTAACCTTATCCATTTTAGCCAATGCTTTGAATGATGCAAAAAGAGATGAATGTGTAAACCAACTATTAGTTAAAGAGCGATAAGCTGCTTCATCAGGTGCAATTTCTTTTAATATGTCTGAATCCGATCTTCCGTGAGCAATCATATCCAGAAAGTTAACCACAACAGCTGTTAGTTGATTGTTCTTGTATGAATAAATATTTTGTTCAAAATTTCTTCCCACTTCGGGATCAATTATCTTAATATACTTAAACTCATTTTTGAGCTTAATTCTTTTTCTGTCCAAAAGTAATTTGAATAAATCTTTCTCATATTTATTCATACTGTTTTCATCTTCACTTCCGCTCATCCATAAATCAGGATAATATTTTTCAATATCTGCAGGAAATAATCCGCTGAATAATGCATTGCGGGAATATGGTGTTGCTGTCGGAAGAATCGAGTAATAGAAATCCTTTTCAATTTTGAAGTACTCTGATAAATGTTGCTCCATTATAAGCCACTGATCCATCCGAAGGCAATCTATCACAATATAAAAGACTGAAGTATTTTCATCCCGTAAATTTTTGAATAGATATTTTTCAGGAATTTCAGGACTTAAAGTCGGGACATCAGGTTTACCCAAGGATTGCAACCATTCAGGATAATTTCTTTCTACAAATTTTGAAAACTCTTTGTTGGCTTCTCTGTATAAGTCTGACAAGGTTTCTTTAAGTCCAAGTTCAGGGTGCTTATCGAGTTCAATTGACCAGTTAACAAGTTTTAGATAAATATCAATCCATTCATCGTATTCCAATCCGCCGAGAAGTTTTTGAGAAATCAGATTGAAATCATTCAGATAGTCTTTTGCAGCATATTGTCCAACGATTTTTTTCGACTCAAGAATTTTTTTGCACACAAGCAATACCTGACTTGGGTTAACCGGCTTGGTAAGATAATCGGATATTTTTCCCCCTATTGCTTCATTCATTAAAGATTCTTCTTCTGATTTTGTAATCATCACAACAGGTAAAGCAGAATTAATTTCTTTTATCTTGCTGAGAGTTTCCAAACCACCCATTCCAGCCATCATCTCATCAAGAAAAATAAGATCGTAAGCTTTTTCTCTTACCATCGACAAAGCATCTTCACCATTAGTTGCAGTATCAACCTCATATCCCTTTTCGGAGAGGAAAATAATATGAGATCTCAGCAAATCAATTTCGTCGTCAACCCATAGAATTTTTTTCTTATCCATCTTTCCTCAGTTTATTGTAATGTTAACATCAATTCCGGCTTCATTTGTTGTTGTTGGCGGAATTCTCGAAGCGCCTTCAGGAGAAACTGATGAGCGTTTATAAAAAATTGAAAGCGTAACTTTTGAACTTATTGTGTATTTGATTCTTGGTTCAATAGTTACTCTTGTTGTTCCATCCTGCGGAATTCCTTCTTCGGTAAAGTTATTCATTTCATATCTTACTACAGAATTCTTTGATTGATTATAAGCAAGACTAAATTCAACATCGTTCTTTAATGATACACCAAACAATGGGATTTCAAATCCACTTTTAGAATATTGAAGTGTGAATCCTATGTCCCGTGAAAAAGTTTCATTAATATTCGTCGTTGTTATTCCGAGATCATAACTGGTTCGAGTACCATATTTTAAGCTACCGGAAAGATTTCCTTCCCATAACTGACCAAAAGTTAAATTCAATCCTGCTAAAGGTGAAAATCCATAATCAATTTTTTGTGTCTGAATTTCCTCTTTCCCATCACGACTTAATTTCCATCCTTCAGTATAGTTTGCTGTGTAACCGTGCTCAAGTGAAACACGTTTAGCTATGGATTTGAAAATTAAAAAGTTTTCTAAACCATCCCAGGTTATTCTCCAGTTTGGTCTTGGAATA
This genomic window contains:
- a CDS encoding bifunctional response regulator/alkaline phosphatase family protein; this encodes MDKKKILWVDDEIDLLRSHIIFLSEKGYEVDTATNGEDALSMVREKAYDLIFLDEMMAGMGGLETLSKIKEINSALPVVMITKSEEESLMNEAIGGKISDYLTKPVNPSQVLLVCKKILESKKIVGQYAAKDYLNDFNLISQKLLGGLEYDEWIDIYLKLVNWSIELDKHPELGLKETLSDLYREANKEFSKFVERNYPEWLQSLGKPDVPTLSPEIPEKYLFKNLRDENTSVFYIVIDCLRMDQWLIMEQHLSEYFKIEKDFYYSILPTATPYSRNALFSGLFPADIEKYYPDLWMSGSEDENSMNKYEKDLFKLLLDRKRIKLKNEFKYIKIIDPEVGRNFEQNIYSYKNNQLTAVVVNFLDMIAHGRSDSDILKEIAPDEAAYRSLTNSWFTHSSLFASFKALAKMDKVKLIVTTDHGSIRCLRGAKVLGDREASTNLRFKYGRNLKADNKNAVFVKNASDYKLPKRGVTINYIIAKEDYYFVYPTDYHKYLSYYKDTFQHGGISMEEMILPVITMEPK
- a CDS encoding DUF1573 domain-containing protein; the protein is MVKKIFSLTLILSISVFAQLVGPKASAQITEYNFGDIKQGDVVSYDFKIMNNGGDVLKIIDVRASCGCTAAQPDKKELKPGETTTIKVTFNSKGRKGAQIKTVRVITNDPEKSDINFVIRCNILVDENKDKPSGALLYLPESQFNFGQVKEGTTVSHTFELVNKGTDILNIKDVRTSCGCTAALVSSSELKPGEKGTLKVDLDTKGRQGKMSRTISIMSNDSEQSTKVITIYAEVLKN
- the tsaB gene encoding tRNA (adenosine(37)-N6)-threonylcarbamoyltransferase complex dimerization subunit type 1 TsaB yields the protein MNKENSDSSSSVDILPLLSIETSEKLCGVSFLLNETEYYSAKIFLPHSHSEKLFELIETLRDNSSIKLNEIKSVAVSAGPGSFTGLRIGMAAAKGIAAGIKIPIIPVPTFEALAFHLSQILPDGQRFIIANKANRDEAYFAKFHVKNNNYIFEEELKILPITDVKINDGELLFGNISSNPNKIISPEPEVIGLWALKFGKTKIINDFDFLEPNYIKDFIVKEVKKNG
- the accD gene encoding acetyl-CoA carboxylase, carboxyltransferase subunit beta, which produces MPWFRRSKQNIAPDTQKRELPDGLWEKCPSCGEIIHRKQLELNLWTCLKCDYHWRIGSKEYISFLLDKNSFKEMDKKMRSADPLEFKDTKKYTERIAEAIKKLDLYDAVRTGTGKIEGRDVALGCMDFEFIGGSMGSVVGEKLARLIDKAYKDKLPTIIISRSGGARMMEGAYSLMQLAKVSARLTKLAEAGIPYISILTDPTTGGTTASYAMLGDIHIAEPKALIGFAGPRVIKQTIGKDLPEGFQRSEFLLEKGFIDFISHRKDLRANLIRVLDLLA
- the tsaE gene encoding tRNA (adenosine(37)-N6)-threonylcarbamoyltransferase complex ATPase subunit type 1 TsaE codes for the protein MDFPCERISNSEEETRQLALEFLTELKSGDVVVLNGELGTGKTFFIKKITEALGIHNANSPTFALVNEYEGDLRIYHFDFYRINKEAELHDIGLEDYLADNEAITFIEWGELFQNVLPKKRFEIKIEATGNEQRKFRFFKFS
- a CDS encoding biotin--[acetyl-CoA-carboxylase] ligase encodes the protein MFEIENFDLKLNTDFIGRNFIYVEEIDSTNTFLLDRRNGVNESGTVVLAEKQTKGRGRKDRVWYSSKEQNLTFSILLCKDYKLFNHLNLINFSASLAVANSIENLYQLRTELKWPNDVLINKKKTCGILLESSSQGNKIDRVVVGIGVNVNQSMFQGQFNFPPTSIRIELGREVEREKLLAEILNNFEFYLNKISTESNYITREWKEKCRMIGEKIYVKEGDVIKNGIFDDIDEEGFLLLRTKDGIEKITIGDVSIV